The sequence CTATGATACCTTTCTTTCGGGAAATTGACAAAATTAGCAACATTTtcgttttatatttaaaaaatagcatgATTTTGGAAAGCacgtaattttgtttttctcgaTCAATCTCAGTTGAGATCGACCCTGAGATTTTTCCCAAATTATAAAAAATCATTTCAATGAAATTTCTCGATCTCTCTCGACTGAGTGTGTCACTGAGTTAGTGcgtcttttattaaaaatttgaaaatgaagtgATATAGCAAATTACTGAAATAGCCTTGGAATACCAATAGTTTGATATTCTCACAAAACGTGTTATTCCCTAAAAACTTTTCTCATTTCGGCTGAGAACTAAACGAGAACCTTCCCAAAATCTTTCAAATTTTCCTGATTCTTGCTTCCCCAATTTCAAACAAGGTGAGTTactttgtttttagatttttagtttatgtttttagatttttatGTTGAATCTGAGGTGAATGGGAAATCTAAATGTAGTTATTATTGAGATATTGAGTTAATTCGGGTTTATGTTATTGCTTATCGTGAAATCCTTCGAAGAATCTTGACTTGTTTCATGAATCTTGATAAGTGCAGATGATGAATCTCGGCAGAGATTCGTGaatttttctcaagattcaTTGAAGAAGTCTCAATAATATCATATGAGTTTCACATACATTTTGTAGGGTTTTCTTAGGCCAATTTCTCTCGAGATGGAGACCGAGATTACCACACAGAACACATGCAAAATCTTAATCTCTTGTGGCATCTCGGTGTAATGTTGCCTGAGTTCTATTGCTTATTCATGTAATCTCGGGGGAGAATGGCCCGAGATGGCCCTGAGATTCACCTACAGAATACGtattttgatgaaatttttgTGTTTTGCAGATGCCTCTTGTAACCAAAATCAATTCAAAGGACTTCTTCCTTACAAACTTAACCTACTGTTCACATCTACTAAAGATCGTGTCAAgtataaaaaataagttaacaACCAAGCAACTTCACACGTTTAAGAAAACCATCTTTGGACACTTCTTGGACATGAAGTTAGTGTTTTATGGACCTCTTTGCCATTACATTTTGTTGAGAGAGGTCAAGGAGGGACGAGAGAACACAATTAATTTCAAGTTATTGGGTGAGAAGGTCTCCTTTGGGCGGGAGAATTTTCACGTAATAACAAGGTTGAGGTATAGACTCGGACGTGAGGTTCAGTTTGAACAGGACAAGGTCCTTCAATTAAGAAGACTATATTTGGAGGATAGGACAAGCATGAACGGCTTTGAGTTCGAAAAGGAGTACCCAACCCTTCGATTTGAAAACGATGAGGATGTGGTGAAAATCTTAGTATTCTACTTCATCGAGCTTGCGATGATTGGTCAAAAGAAGAGGCAACACATGGATTGGACGATGTTGATTGTGATTAACGACTAGGAGGACTTTAACACCTACGACTGAAGTGAGTTGGTACAGAGCAAGACCTTTGCGAGTTTGAAAGGGGCACTTCATGAAAAAGTAGGATTGCATCAGAAGAAACCTGCCAATAAGAAGTCCCTAAAGTCATATAACCTCTATGGATTTTCCTTTGCCTTTTAGGTTTGTGATTATATGCTCACTATGTGTTTATTGATTTCATTAATTATATCCTTGTGATAATGATATCATTGTATATGTAGATATAGGCCTATGAGACAGTGTCGTCCTTTAGTAGGTGGGTTGCTTATAGGGAGTCATCATCCGAGACACCACGTATCATGTGGTGGAGTTGCGCACACTCACCAGAGTTGAAGTTGATTGAGTCCTAAGTCTTTGGGTCACAAATGTTACGTTACGATTCatctgttggaatttatgtcttaaaactcctagtttgtaattatattctatttaataaagtcgttattgagaaattattagtgaaagtaaatactataatcttaaatccaataaactaaggtctcgaggctattttgagtaaacttgaactttgtGTAGAGacaaacgtggatcaagttcgagtatatagcctaaatagtaTATTACCTTATTTTGGTGATACTATGGATGCGatccgctttgtagttagtacaaacatgAGTATTAATGACCtatgtaacttaatcttaatgtaaaagtaactatttaggtagtcaaatctcaacaatatttttcaagatttttgggtacacgatcgtttatatttggctatccAATATCCCAACAATTATTTTTCACcatcttttatatttggcacacgatcttaaacaacaaaattacggtttgaaaaaaaataaaaaaatacctcttttatatttggtacatgatcgtgaACAAAATAAccgtttgaaaaaaatagaggaaaaattgcaaaataaaagagaaaaagacaatggaaagaaaaagaaaattgcacaagaaagaagatggaaagaaagggcaaacaaaaatatttaaaaataattacagaagaggagaaaaagagaatgaaaagatAAACTAAAGAATTTGTTGTAAAAAAGAAAGGTAAAcgacattaaaaaaaaaaaaaaaaaaaaaaaaggaaaaagaaggaaaaaagaggGGTAAATAAGAGATACCAAAACCGACTGGTTGGGTATAAGAATTCGTTCATATCCAACCGAACcggtttttatatatataagctttagggttttttttctcCAACACTTCAGCCGCATCGTTCCTCTTCTCTAGGGCCATAGAGAAACCAGTCCGCCATTGCAGCGCTTAATAACCTTTCTCCTCACTTTCTCTTTATCCTTTGCCTCACTACTACGGTAAGTCGCTCTTACGAGTTCTAGTTTTTgctcttttgtttcttttccttTGGAGTTTTCAGTGTTGTAGTTTACTTTGATTCCCAAGTTCTATCACGTTTTCAGCTTGTGTTTCGTTTCGTTGCCAGTAACTGGTGGGTTCTtgagtttttttcgtttttaataCTTGCAGTAATTGATTGAAATATTGAAATACTCTGGATCTGTTAGCGTTACTCTTGCTCATTTGAGTACCATTGTACTTGATTGAAATATTGAAGTCCTGTTTTTATTAGTTTGTTGTTGGTGAATTGAATAATAAAAAGTTGATTTTTATCTGTCTAATTTTTCAGTTAGTATTTACAGCTTTTATGGAGATGCTTGATTTCATTGCTAAGTCGTTAATTTATCTTGGttgtttttttctctctttctgtTTTTACTCTCATTAAGTTTTTCATTAGGAATGGGGAATGTGGTTAGTTGCCTTTAAGGGAAGGCGTGGATTTGTGTTCAGTTTTCTTGCTTTTATAATTTTGTCTCtggaataattgtatttggttTCTCTTTGCAACTTTTATGCCGCAACCTTGTCTTGTGATTCCAATTTTAGGAAAATTTTGGACAATAGATTACCTCAACTGATTGGTCCTTCCTATCATCCGGTTTCTTGGGTGTTCTCTCTCTGCCTTGGTGTGACAGATGGGAGAATGTGAAGTTCTTGATCAGAAATGGTCTTATTCTTATGATTTTTTCGTTTTATCAACACATCTATGATCTACTTCTGCTGCTCCCATTTATATTTGAACCGTACGAGGTTTTGATTTCCAAATGTTTTGTGTATTATTTGAGGAAAATGCGGCCTTTTAATTTAAGTCTAGAGAGTTTAGCCATCTAATTTGAGGAAGGGGAATGTGAAAATGGTTAGGTATCTGAATATGCTTAACATGTTTGATCGAACTAGTGCTCACTTTCTTTGTGTAAATAAATGGTCTACAGGAATAATGGCTGTTGAAGTTGATGTGGCAAGCCAGGAACTGACCCAGTCTCATCACGATGTGAAGCTGTTCAACCGCTGGACCTTTGATGACGTCCAGGTGAATGACATCTCTTTGGTTGATTACATTGGGGTTGCACCTGCCAAGCATGCCACCTATGTTCCCCACACTGCTGGGAGGTATTCTGTCAAGCGCTTTCGGAAAGCTCAGTGCCCAATCGTGGAGAGGCTCACAAATTCACTTATGATGCATGGTAGAAACAATGGGAAGAAGCTTATGGCAGTCCGGATTATTAAGCATGCAATGGAGATCATTCATCTTCTAACTGATCTCAACCCAATCCAAGTTATCGTTGATGCTGTTGTTAACAGTGGGCCTCGTGAAGATGCTACACGAATTGGTTCAGCCGGTGTTGTTAGGCGTCAGGCTGTGGATATATCCCCTCTGCGTCGTGTTAACCAAGCAATCTATCTCCTTACCACTGGTGCTCGTGAGGCTGCTTTCAGAAATATCAAGACAATTGCAGAATGTTTAGCTGATGAACTTATTAATGCAGCAAAGGGTTCTTCAAACAGTTATGCAATCAAGAAAAAGGATGAGATTGAGAGGGTTGCAAAGGCTAATCGTTGAGGTAATATGTCAAGGTTCATTTTATGTGACACAACAAGAGTTTTATGTACTATTTTTTTTGTCTCTGGCTACATTCTTCTAATGAACACTATAGTTTAAGGTTCTGGTTTGGTTTCTTTGTTGTGACAATCCATATCTACTTGTTTTAGGCTTTTGAAGTTGAACCAGCTAATGCATGATCCGTTTCTTAAAGTTGGAGTATATTTTCTAGTATACTAAATTGATGAAATTATTCACTCATTGGCCTTTGAGGTTGGCTTAATATTCATTTGGTTGGTTTTGaaacaatcatttaattttgagaaattggaACAGATGTCTAAAAGGAAAGTATCGTTTTGAATTGTATCCACTTTactaaattatagaaatatgtcCTAGGAGGGATCCAAAGTTGATCATATGTTGCAAGCGTTGCCCCTGCAAAGCACTACATAATATACCCTACAGAGTGTAGATAGATCAACCCTTTTTTTCTAGATGTATTTGAAGAAATATATCGTTATTTATCTTTTAGATTGAGGGTTTAATTGTTTGGATAATTCTTCATTGTGGaatcaattttagaaaactTGAAATTTCTCTGATCTTTTTACAACACCCTGTTTGGACCTCACCGATCTTGTTGAGATATTGAAGTTGAAGGATTCAATTGTGGAGGATTTTATTGAGAGAGTTGTAAGAAACCCCTACCAATTGGAATTAGAAACCCTTTTGTTATTTGAAATCTCTAATTCCAAATCACTAAAGCAGTTGATTGGATCAAACTCTATGAAATTTGAACACTCAACAAGATAAGATTATCATACTTAATTCTAGGCTTGCACCTCAAACATGACTTACAAATCTAAGAAGCTCTCTTAATTCAAATAGCCTTCTAATAAAACTTTAATGCATTGTAAAAAAGATTAAACTAATTCTACAAAAggacaaaaatggaaaaatatttaaatctcatcaaaattatttaataaaatctaattaataatttgatgtTTTTCAAAAGTTTGTAAATCAAAGCCTTGTAATGCAGTATTGAAGTCATGAGATGGAGCAGTCTTTTGGATGAGTCTCCTTTGTAAAGCATGTTTTAGAGACCGTCTCTCCCTAGTTTTGAAAGAATATTGGTATTGTCAATCTCCATTCAGTTTGCAACTATCAAAATAACTTGGTCACTCATGAAGTTttgcttttaatatttttacttGTTGCAACAAGCTTACCTATTAGAAAACCAACTCTTTGGATATTCTCATAAATTTTCAAACTCATATTTTTGGCTTCCCTCTCATCAATGTttgtgtatttttctttttcatatatttttgttACTTTTGTCTCAATGTCATGCCTCTTGTTTTTCAACTGATCATAcaaaagttttttttctcttgtaAGTAATGATACAACAATAGGATCAAATATTACTTTGGACTCTAATGAGCTTAGAAAGTATATTAGTTTCAAGTTTACTATTATCTACTTCCTCCCACTCCACTACCATCAGCACATGCTCCTGATTACAAGCATGTGAGTTCTTGCAATATAATGACTTACTAGATAAAATATCACGTTCATGCATTGCGTCACGTTCATGCATTGCGTCACGTTCATGCATTGACACatcatttttaaacttttgtttaCTTGTGGTGGCATTGAAATTGAGCTTAGATTTAGAGTACCTTGAAGATTTCCTTTTAGAGTAGCCTTTCTATCTTAATAACAACATGCACCATTTCTTCCGAGTCCTTACATAGTTGAATTTCTTCTCGACCGACAAGTATATCACAATTTTCTCATAAAGTTCTTTGTTCAACCATGGTAGTTTTCTCTTCGTCATATATGTTAACCTCCTCAAGTAGTTAAACTCTTTATAGTAACTGTTTGCACTTTTGTTCCCTTGCTTTAAAGTTTGAATTTGTGGAAACTCTTAggaattctttttttattttttattagaaccttgatttcttttaatgattattttgaaataaGAACCCAAGCTATTTGTCCCAAGATTCGAACACTTCACAAATAGGATGATACCACGTGAATACTCTTGCAAAATTGAAGCTCTCTTGACTAAACACAAAGAAGCTTACAAATGCTAAAACTTAAttcatcataaaaaaaaaaaaaaagaaaaactcaaaaTAACCTGATAGCAAGATTTAAATATTCTCAATAAAACCATAATTCATTTTGAAAATGCTAAATTAtcctatatttaaatgtgacTAAAAATGGTAAAGctagaaaatattaaaattacatcacaattattaaataaaatctaattaataaTGCTATACTTGATGGGTTCACATTCTCTCTGAAATGTGGGTGGTAGGTGGATAGATAAGAGTAGTAGGAGTTGAAATCTAACTAGGAAAAAATCCCAAGTATTTTTGGCTGTCTGATAAAGTCTAAAATGGAAGAGAAAGGGAGAAAGCAAATTGCGAGAGAAAACTTtgattttcttattatttttgaTATTGAATACAATGatcatatatatagaaaataggGATGAAAAACTCTTCTAAAAATACATACACCCACGCAAGAGTAATACCTCAATCAAACATATTCCAGAACATAGGCTAAATGATACAATGGGCCAAATGAACAAATAATTGGCTTGAAATAAATATAACTAATGTGTTATCTTAACACGCCCCTGCAAACCTAATTTGCAGCATAAAAAACTATCAACTTTTGCTTGAGTTTGTGAAAGTTGGTAGCAGATAAAGGTTTGGTTAATATATCTGCGATCTACTTAGTAGCTGGAAGGTGCCGAACAACAACTTCTGATTTTGTATGAGATCTCGAACAAAGTAAATATCAAGTTAAACATGCTTAGTCTTAGAGTGCAATATAGGATTATCACTTTAGCGTGCTGCACTTAAATTGTCACACAACATAATGGGAGGATAAGGTAGTGTAATGCATAAATCATGTAGAAGAGAGTGAATCCATACCAACTCAGTTTCTTACCAAATAACTTCTCTAGGGGACTGAGATTTTGTAGGACAGGGGTAGGAAGTCTGTTGATAAGATAAGCACTAATAGAAAATGCTCCATcccaaaaatttaaaactatagtAGCTTGGGATAGGAGAGTAAGTCCAATATCCATGATGTGTCTGTGTTTTGTTTTCACTATACCATTTTGTTTTGAGGTATGAGGACAAGTTATCTTATGTTCAATGCCATTTTGTTGAAGGAAGGAAACAAACGGTTTGAATTCACACCTCCATCTGTTTGTAGAGATAGTATTGGTCTGTTTAGAAATTTTTCTATTTGtgttttgaacttttgaaaAGCAGAGAATGAGTCCGACTTGGAATTTAAGAAATAAATCCACGTATACACTGCTATAGGCATCTATAAAACTAACATATATCTGAACCCATTTCTAGATGTACTATAGGCAGGTCCCTACAAATCACAAACAATAAGTTGCCATAGATTATTGTATTGAGTATTTGAATCATGAAAAGGTAAGGCATTGTGTTTTCCTAAAGCACAGGCTTTAcgaaaattaaatttatcatTCATAGTGGGATGATTAACCCTTTTCATAACATGAGGCTTTACAAAAAATTCAATTTATCAT comes from Cucumis melo cultivar AY chromosome 12, USDA_Cmelo_AY_1.0, whole genome shotgun sequence and encodes:
- the LOC103501740 gene encoding 40S ribosomal protein S5, with protein sequence MAVEVDVASQELTQSHHDVKLFNRWTFDDVQVNDISLVDYIGVAPAKHATYVPHTAGRYSVKRFRKAQCPIVERLTNSLMMHGRNNGKKLMAVRIIKHAMEIIHLLTDLNPIQVIVDAVVNSGPREDATRIGSAGVVRRQAVDISPLRRVNQAIYLLTTGAREAAFRNIKTIAECLADELINAAKGSSNSYAIKKKDEIERVAKANR